In Caldilineales bacterium, the sequence GGCTCTGGCTTCGTCCAGGGCGCCGACCTCGGTCAGAATCGCCTTCATCTCGGCATAGCGGCCGGCAGCCGGGGCATCGCTTGCGGTCAGATCATCGAGCAGGGAACGCAGGTCGAGGCCGGCGGACTGGCGGGCAAGGATGAGCGGCAGGGTGATGCGGCAGTTGCGGAGGTCGGAGGACAACGGTTTGCCCAACGTCCGGGGGTCGCCCTCGTAGGCCAGAATGTCATCGACGATCTGAAAGGCGACGCCCAGGTTTTCGCCATAGGCAGCCAGCGCCGCCGTCGCCTCGGCGCCTCCCCCGCCCAGGCAGGCGCCGATCTGACAGGCGCTGGCGCAGGCGCTGGCCGTCTTCAGCCGCACCATGCCCAGGTAATCTGCCTCGCTGACGTCCGGCTGGCAGGATAGCGCTGCTTCCAGCGCCTGGCCTTTGGCCATGTCGATGCCCATCTGGCTGAGAAGCCGGATGGCCTGGAGCACGTGTGCGGCGCTGACCCCGCCCTGATGCGCCTGCACCAGACCGAAGAAGCTGTAAAAGATGAAGAGGTCGCCGGTGATCAGGGCGGCGGGAAGGTCGAAACGGGCGTGCAGCGAGGGTTGCCCTCGGCGCAGGTCGTCGCCATCGACGATGTCGTCGTGGATCAGGCTGGCAACATGGGCGGCTTCGAGGCCCGCCGCGGCAGAAATGACCCGATCCGGGTCGCCTCCGACGGCCTGGCAGGCGTCTAGAAGCAGCAGGGGGCGCAGGAGCTTGCCGGGGACGGACAGGGCATAGGCGCTGGTCGCGGCCAGATAGCCGGCGGAGTCGCCCAGAGCCTCTCCGTTCTGTTGGCCCAGC encodes:
- a CDS encoding polyprenyl synthetase family protein, yielding MWQPEDAEQVWAWLGQQNGEALGDSAGYLAATSAYALSVPGKLLRPLLLLDACQAVGGDPDRVISAAAGLEAAHVASLIHDDIVDGDDLRRGQPSLHARFDLPAALITGDLFIFYSFFGLVQAHQGGVSAAHVLQAIRLLSQMGIDMAKGQALEAALSCQPDVSEADYLGMVRLKTASACASACQIGACLGGGGAEATAALAAYGENLGVAFQIVDDILAYEGDPRTLGKPLSSDLRNCRITLPLILARQSAGLDLRSLLDDLTASDAPAAGRYAEMKAILTEVGALDEARARALHFSRCSQQHLVLLPDSPARRRLHHLVDRLYLRLA